Within the Thermosynechococcus sichuanensis E542 genome, the region CACATTTAGGCGTGCTACCCCCTGCTCATCTAGATAACCCGCCTCACCGCGAATACTTTGATCACCACCGGCACAAAAGGCATACTTACCATCGGTGTGGGGACCGGCGCCGGTGAGCAACACAACCCCAATCGTGGGATCGTTGCGGGCATCCTCAAAAGCCTGACTCATTTCCACAATGGTTTGGGGGCGAAAGGCATTGCGCTTGTGGGGACGGTTGATTGTAATTTTGGCAATGCCCGTCGTTTTGTGGTAGAGGATGTCAGTGTAGTTGTGAACTTGCTGCCAGTGGACGCTGTCCATAGAGTGTGATGGGTAAGACGGATTCTCATTGTAACCTGAGGGGTTCTCGGGTTTAGACAGGGGAAAATCGCAAAGAAAATTAACATCCACTACCTAGGGGAGGCTAGAAAAGCTATGTTAGGCTTTTGTTGACAATAGTTTGTGCTTCTTTGCCATGAGTGAACTCCTCAATACCTGCCCCAATTTGCAAGCGGATTGCGATCGCCTTCTTGAGCTGTTGAACGCTGAACCCAAGCTGCGCTCCTTTGATATTACGCCGGTTCAAACTTCCCTGCGCAAGGCAGTTTCGCCGACATTTGAAATTGTGTTTGCGGGGCCTTTTAGTGCGGGTAAATCAATGCTGATCAATGCGCTGTTGGAGCGCGAACTACTCTACAGTGCCCAAGGTCACGCAACGGGGACGATTTGCCGTGTCGCCTATGCTGAACCCGATCGCGAGCGAGCCGTTTTGACGTTTTACACCGAGGGAGAAATTCAAAAACAGGTCACCGATATTAGCGATCGCCTACGCTTGGGACGCAACATTGACATTAATAATCCCACTTCAATTCAAGAGGGAATTCAGTTTGCCCACCAAATTATTGAGCAGGAGGGGGGTGAGGGTCGCTCTCAACGGGCACGGGAAGCCAATGGTCTAAAATTGCTGCTCCAAGGCCGCCAACAAAATGCGGCTCACATTCATCCCACGGTGAATAATTCCTTCTCCATGGATGGGTTGGGGTTTGGCACGATCGCTGAGGCATCGGAATACGCCCGTCAAGGCCCCAATAGCGCCGTCCTTAAGAAAATCGAGTACTATTGCCATCATCCTCTGCTTGCAGGGGGCAATGTTCTGATTGATACCCCCGGCATTGATGCGCCAATCAAGGAGCACGCTGAGCTAGCCTATCGCTGTATCAATGATCCAGAAGCTTCAGCCGTAATTGTTGTTTATCAAATTGCTGCCTCCGGAGAAATTATTCAGGAGGAAATTGAGCTACTAGAAAGGATCAAGAGTAATCCAGGGCTGCGCGATCGCGTGTTTCATGTCATTAACCGCATTGATCAAACGTGGTTTGATGCCGATTTGCGCGAGAAGGTCAACAATACGATCGCCAAGTCCTTTTACTCGCCCCCCGATCGGGTTTATCGCACCAGTGGTCTTTTGGGCTTTTATGGTAGTCAGTTGCTCAAATGCAGCGATCGCGATCGCTATGGGCTAGACTCTATCTTTGCCAATGAAATTAGCAAGCTCAAACAACGCACCGATGCCCCGAAATTCATCTCCGAGTTTCTGCGCTACTGTATTTTCTCCTACAAGCTCCCCAGTAAATTTCGCATTCAACTGGATACGGACAAAACACCCCTTGAAAGTTATGAACTGATCTTGCAACGCTATGGCCACGAATTAATCCAACACATGATTAAAGATAGCGAAGTGGAAACTTTCCGCAGTGATATTAGCCGCTATCTACGCGAGGAAAAGTACCCACAACTGTTGGAGCAATTGGTCAGCGATCTGCAAAATGTCTGCATTAACCTCAGCAATTTGTATCAGCCAGAACTCTATGAGCTAAAACAGCAACCCAATGATATTGAAGCCCTCAAGCAGACGAAGCTTCTCGATCTCAGCCAAGAACTGAAAACTGCTGGGGATGAGTTTTATCGGCATATTGATCAATTTCTCAATCGCGTCAAGGGTGGCCAGTCTCCAGAGGCAGAGCAGGACTATAAACGGCTGAAAAACAATCTTGTCACTTCCCTTGAACAACTCCTGCGTCAGTTCTCCGTGGCCACGATTTATCAACAGGCGCTTGATAGTCATCCCACCAACTCTGTTGTTCCCGTCATGGGGATTTTGGCGGAGGCCTTCTATTACTTGGCCAATGGCCTTAAGAAAACCCTCGTGGAATCTTCCCAAGAGGTGATTAAAAATCTCTTTAAGCAGTTGAGGCGGGAGATTTATCAGCAGCCCTACTATCGCGAACTCTTTCGCCTTCTGGGGAATGACAGCGGCATTGATCAAATGCTGGCCAAGCTGGAGGAGGAGGTGCTGATTAGTATTACGACGGTGGCACGCATTGAGTGCGATCGCTATGTGCGGGAGCGGGAGGACTTTTACGACGATACCCAAGGGGTGATGAAACTGCGGGAGGTACTGCGCAAAGCCTGCAATACCTTTGATGCTTCGAGTATGTTTGAGGCGGAAACCGAGCTGCGGGAACTTCTGAAAATGGACTTTGTCCACAAGATTAAGAAAACCATTGAAGTCACCTATCGAGCCGCGATCGCCACCGCAATTACAGAGCCTCTCCTCACTGCGGCTAAACAACATAGCCAAGAAATTCTCCAACAACAGCAACAGGCACGGGAGCACCTTGGCAAAACCCTCGAAAAAGAAGCGGCTGAAAGTATTAAGCACAATGCCGCTAAACTGAAGGAACTAGAGGCCAAGATTGCCATGTACAACGAAGCGGTAACAGGCATTAACCACTGCCTCGAACAGCAGGGGCGCGATCGCCAGAAACTTCCCCTGATTCTCTGAGCTAGGAATGAGATGCAAGCAATGACTAGTCCCCCATTTTCAGCTCTGTGGATGGGTCTCTTCTGGATGATGATCCAACTGATGCAGGATTCGTCTTAACCTGCGTTGCCTATCCCCGCAGTGATTGTGTGATCTTGACCGAACTTTATTGAATTTCCTAGGAGGAGTCCGTGTCAACCCGTCCCCGTTTATTATCCCCTGATGAAGTGATTCGCTTTAAGACACAGGGGCTTGATACCGAAGATCAAAATTCCGCTAATCTGGTGCAGGGCTACCGCAACGGCAACGATATTGCCTACGTTAAGCAACTAATGCGGGAAATTACAAGTTCATCTGAAAGAGTAAAATACCTTGCTGACGGCTGCGCTGTCGAAGTCGTCTTCTTGGATCAAATGGGTTGGCACCGAGGCAAAGTGAAACTGGAGTTGATCTTTTATCCAGAGGAGCCACAGCCGCAACCCGCCCCAAGTCGCAACGAAACGCTAGATTTGCTTTCCTCCTAGATTCTCGATACCTATGCAGTGATGGCCGCAGTACTGGCGGATGGGAGCGTCAACCCGTTGGCTGGTCATAGCAGGTATCATAAAACTTTAGGCATATGGGCATAGCAGCAAATGAGTAGTGATTTTCTGGCAGGACTGAATCCCTCACAGCGGCGGGCGGTGGAGCACTATTGTGGCCCGATGTTGGTGGTGGCAGGAGCCGGTTCTGGGAAAACGCGCACGCTTACCTATCGGATTGCCCATTTGATTCGCCATCATCGGGTGGCACCAGAAAATATTTTGGCGGTGACGTTTACAAATAAGGCCGCCCGCGAAATGAAGGAGCGGATTGAAGCCCTCTTTGGCCAAGAGATGGCGCAACAACTCTACGGACGAGACTGGCTGGATCTGGCTCCCGTGGAACAACAGCGGGTGCGATCGCGAGTCTATCAAACCTACACGAAGCCCCTTTGGATTGGCACCTTCCACAGCCTGTGTGCCCGACTGCTGCGCTTGGAAATAGAGGCCTATCAACATCCCCAAGGCTATCGCTGGACGCGGCATTTCACCATTTTTGATGAGTCAGATGTGCAAAGCCTGATTAAAGAAATTGCCACCGGGGAACTCAATCTCGATGAGCGCAAGCATGATCCGCGCGGTATCCGCTACAAAATTAGCCATGCCAAAAACCGAGGGCTAAGCCCCGATCAATTGGAGCAGGAACAGCGATCGCCCGCTGGCCGTGTGGCCGCAGAAGTTTATCGTCGCTATGAGGCAACTCTGGCCAAGAATAACGCCCTTGACTTTGATGATTTGATTTTGCGAACGGTGCATCTTTTGCAACAGCATCCTGAGCGCCTTGAGTATTGGCATCAGCAATTCCAACATATTCTGGTGGATGAGTACCAAGACACCAACCGCACCCAATACGATCTCATTCGGCTACTAGCCACCAATGGCACTCCACCCCAACAGTTTCGGAATTGGGGCGATCGCTCGATTTTTGTCGTGGGGGATGTGGATCAGTCTATTTACTCATTTCGCTGTGCTGATTTCACCATCTTAATGGATTTTCAAAAAGATTTTGGCGATCGCCTGCCCGATGACGATAGCCGCACAATGATCAAGCTAGAGGAAAACTATCGCTCCGTCGCCAACATTTTGCAAGCTGCCAATCATCTCATTGAGCACAACAACGAACGCATTGATAAAGTGCTGCGCCCCACCAAAGGAGAAGGCGCCCCCATTCACTGTGAGTGTTGCGACACTGAAACTGATGAAGCCTATTTTGTTGCCCAAAAGATCAAAGCCTTGGGCAGCCA harbors:
- a CDS encoding dynamin-like GTPase family protein, with the translated sequence MSELLNTCPNLQADCDRLLELLNAEPKLRSFDITPVQTSLRKAVSPTFEIVFAGPFSAGKSMLINALLERELLYSAQGHATGTICRVAYAEPDRERAVLTFYTEGEIQKQVTDISDRLRLGRNIDINNPTSIQEGIQFAHQIIEQEGGEGRSQRAREANGLKLLLQGRQQNAAHIHPTVNNSFSMDGLGFGTIAEASEYARQGPNSAVLKKIEYYCHHPLLAGGNVLIDTPGIDAPIKEHAELAYRCINDPEASAVIVVYQIAASGEIIQEEIELLERIKSNPGLRDRVFHVINRIDQTWFDADLREKVNNTIAKSFYSPPDRVYRTSGLLGFYGSQLLKCSDRDRYGLDSIFANEISKLKQRTDAPKFISEFLRYCIFSYKLPSKFRIQLDTDKTPLESYELILQRYGHELIQHMIKDSEVETFRSDISRYLREEKYPQLLEQLVSDLQNVCINLSNLYQPELYELKQQPNDIEALKQTKLLDLSQELKTAGDEFYRHIDQFLNRVKGGQSPEAEQDYKRLKNNLVTSLEQLLRQFSVATIYQQALDSHPTNSVVPVMGILAEAFYYLANGLKKTLVESSQEVIKNLFKQLRREIYQQPYYRELFRLLGNDSGIDQMLAKLEEEVLISITTVARIECDRYVREREDFYDDTQGVMKLREVLRKACNTFDASSMFEAETELRELLKMDFVHKIKKTIEVTYRAAIATAITEPLLTAAKQHSQEILQQQQQAREHLGKTLEKEAAESIKHNAAKLKELEAKIAMYNEAVTGINHCLEQQGRDRQKLPLIL
- the pcrA gene encoding DNA helicase PcrA, producing the protein MSSDFLAGLNPSQRRAVEHYCGPMLVVAGAGSGKTRTLTYRIAHLIRHHRVAPENILAVTFTNKAAREMKERIEALFGQEMAQQLYGRDWLDLAPVEQQRVRSRVYQTYTKPLWIGTFHSLCARLLRLEIEAYQHPQGYRWTRHFTIFDESDVQSLIKEIATGELNLDERKHDPRGIRYKISHAKNRGLSPDQLEQEQRSPAGRVAAEVYRRYEATLAKNNALDFDDLILRTVHLLQQHPERLEYWHQQFQHILVDEYQDTNRTQYDLIRLLATNGTPPQQFRNWGDRSIFVVGDVDQSIYSFRCADFTILMDFQKDFGDRLPDDDSRTMIKLEENYRSVANILQAANHLIEHNNERIDKVLRPTKGEGAPIHCECCDTETDEAYFVAQKIKALGSQFLEPQWGRFAILYRTNAQSRPFEEALVRANIPYTVVGGLKFYERKEVKDVLAYLRLLQNPQDTVSLRRVINVPRRGIGKTSLDRLSDAAQTLGISLWDLISDTESMTPLAGRASRAVQQFVTLMTRLRSLVDDIELPELVKTVIEETGYRRELENEGTDDSLERLQNLMELVNAAQQFSEENEGASLSDFLSRSALASDLDTLQEKEGVVSLMTLHAAKGLEFPVVFLVGMEQGLFPNFRSLNDPMALEEERRLCYVGITRAQEQLFLTFAQSRRRYGGSEDTIPSQFLTELPPELLTGNVQRRPKMAVVTKVSPSRLSKVAASPWRVGDRILHPVYGEGEITHVFDTGPKLSLAIRFPRRGQKVVDPRLTPLERL